In the Bacillus shivajii genome, one interval contains:
- the dnaN gene encoding DNA polymerase III subunit beta — translation MKFKIQRDQFVQSVQHVTKAISSRTTIPILTGVKIDATEEGVTLTGSDSDISIESFIPAIDGDEQNVEIEEEGSIVLQAKFFAEIVKKLPQDTIELNVSDQFTTTLKSGASVFNLNGLDPEEYPRLPQIEEENTFKLRTDLLKNIIRQTVFAVSTVETRPILTGVNWEIEDGRLTCTATDSHRLAMRYAQIETNGTDISFSNVVIPGKSLNELNKILDESEEWVDIIVTDNQILFKAKNLLFFSRLLDGNYPATSNMIPNHSKTGVKLDSKGFMQAIERSLLLSKEGKNNVVNLKTLDQGHLEITSVTPEVGKVTEDIESIEFSGEELRISFNGKNIIDALKVIDSTEIHIDFTGAMSPFVLKPTEHENMLHLFSPVRTY, via the coding sequence ATGAAATTTAAAATTCAACGTGATCAATTTGTACAAAGTGTCCAGCATGTGACTAAAGCAATTTCATCAAGAACAACCATTCCTATACTTACTGGAGTGAAAATTGATGCTACAGAAGAAGGCGTTACTTTAACCGGAAGTGATTCTGATATTTCCATTGAATCGTTTATTCCTGCAATAGATGGAGATGAGCAAAACGTAGAAATAGAAGAAGAAGGCAGTATTGTACTTCAAGCGAAATTTTTTGCTGAGATTGTAAAGAAACTTCCACAGGATACAATCGAATTAAATGTTTCGGATCAATTTACAACAACATTAAAATCTGGAGCTTCAGTATTTAACTTAAACGGTCTTGATCCAGAAGAATATCCAAGACTTCCGCAAATAGAAGAAGAAAATACATTTAAACTACGTACAGACTTATTAAAAAATATTATTCGCCAAACGGTCTTTGCTGTATCGACTGTAGAAACAAGACCAATTTTAACTGGTGTCAACTGGGAGATTGAAGATGGAAGACTTACATGTACAGCAACGGATAGTCACCGTTTAGCAATGAGATATGCCCAAATTGAAACAAATGGTACGGACATCTCCTTTTCTAATGTAGTCATTCCTGGTAAGAGTTTAAATGAACTTAATAAAATTCTGGATGAATCAGAAGAATGGGTAGACATTATTGTTACAGATAACCAAATTTTATTTAAAGCAAAGAACTTATTGTTCTTCTCAAGACTATTAGATGGCAATTACCCTGCTACAAGCAATATGATTCCAAATCATTCAAAAACGGGTGTCAAACTAGATTCAAAAGGGTTTATGCAAGCTATTGAACGTTCACTTCTTTTATCAAAAGAAGGAAAAAATAATGTTGTAAACTTAAAGACCCTTGATCAAGGACACTTAGAAATAACTTCTGTAACACCAGAGGTTGGTAAAGTCACAGAGGACATTGAATCAATCGAATTTTCGGGAGAAGAGCTACGTATTTCATTTAACGGAAAAAATATTATTGATGCCTTAAAAGTCATTGACTCGACAGAGATTCATATTGATTTTACTGGCGCGATGAGCCCATTCGTTTTAAAACCAACTGAACATGAAAATATGCTTCACCTATTCTCTCCAGTAAGAACTTACTAA
- the yaaA gene encoding S4 domain-containing protein YaaA, whose product MEQTVQINSEFITLGQLLKELGVIPTGGAAKWYLQDFPVMINDEEETRRGKKLFPGDKVDINDFGVVTIEKDV is encoded by the coding sequence TTGGAACAAACGGTTCAAATCAACAGTGAATTTATTACTTTAGGACAATTATTAAAAGAATTAGGCGTCATACCTACCGGTGGAGCAGCAAAGTGGTATCTTCAAGACTTCCCTGTCATGATTAATGACGAAGAAGAGACACGGCGCGGTAAAAAGCTTTTTCCCGGCGATAAAGTAGACATTAACGATTTCGGAGTCGTTACGATTGAAAAAGACGTTTGA
- the recF gene encoding DNA replication/repair protein RecF (All proteins in this family for which functions are known are DNA-binding proteins that assist the filamentation of RecA onto DNA for the initiation of recombination or recombinational repair.), with protein sequence MHIDELTVRDYRNYEKVNLQFENKVNVIIGENAQGKTNLMEAIYVLAMAKSHRTSRDKELIRWDQPFAKVEGHLTNRNGPLQMEVVFSNKGKKVKLNQLEKKRLSDYIGTCNIVMFAPEDLNLVKGSPQVRRRFLDMEMGQIHSVYLYYLSQYHKVLKQRNQWLKDVQQKKLEFNDTMLSVMTEQLIQSAVQVLVKRYAFIDKLQTWAEDIHRDISRGKEKLQIQYVPSCHVSEDMDLSTMVKTLEEVFHKKKDQEIQRGTTLVGPHRDDIQFLVNDRDIQMFGSQGQQRTTALSLKLAEIELIHEKIGEFPILLLDDVLSELDDHRQSHLLNTIQGKVQTFVTTTSVDGINHQTLREANMYVVNDGKVEIKK encoded by the coding sequence TTGCATATTGACGAGTTAACAGTAAGAGATTATCGCAATTATGAAAAAGTGAATTTACAATTTGAAAATAAAGTCAATGTGATTATCGGTGAAAATGCCCAAGGAAAAACGAATTTGATGGAAGCGATCTATGTTTTAGCGATGGCAAAATCACATCGGACATCAAGAGATAAAGAATTAATTCGCTGGGATCAACCGTTTGCCAAGGTGGAAGGTCACTTAACGAATCGAAATGGACCACTTCAAATGGAAGTGGTATTTTCTAATAAAGGGAAGAAGGTCAAACTTAATCAATTAGAAAAAAAGAGGTTAAGTGATTATATCGGAACGTGCAATATCGTCATGTTTGCTCCAGAGGACCTCAACCTCGTAAAAGGTAGTCCTCAAGTACGCAGGCGATTTTTGGACATGGAAATGGGACAAATCCATTCTGTTTACTTGTATTACCTCTCCCAATACCACAAAGTATTAAAGCAGAGAAATCAATGGTTGAAAGATGTTCAACAGAAAAAACTCGAATTTAACGACACAATGCTTTCGGTTATGACAGAACAGCTCATCCAGTCTGCAGTACAAGTGCTTGTTAAGAGGTATGCATTTATTGATAAACTACAAACTTGGGCTGAAGACATTCATCGAGATATAAGTCGAGGGAAAGAAAAACTTCAGATTCAATATGTTCCTTCATGTCACGTATCAGAAGATATGGATTTGTCGACAATGGTAAAGACATTAGAAGAAGTATTTCATAAGAAAAAAGATCAGGAAATTCAACGAGGAACAACACTCGTTGGACCGCATCGAGATGACATCCAATTTTTAGTGAATGATCGTGATATCCAAATGTTTGGTTCACAAGGTCAGCAACGTACAACAGCACTGTCTTTAAAGTTGGCAGAGATCGAGTTAATTCATGAAAAAATTGGGGAGTTTCCGATTCTTTTATTAGATGATGTACTATCGGAGCTAGATGATCACCGTCAGTCTCATTTACTGAATACGATTCAAGGGAAAGTCCAAACATTCGTAACAACAACAAGTGTTGACGGTATTAACCATCAAACATTACGTGAAGCCAATATGTATGTGGTAAATGACGGAAAAGTTGAAATAAAAAAGTGA
- the remB gene encoding extracellular matrix regulator RemB, which translates to MFIHLGGDMVLSSKKIVAILDHNSNDLSQDNQDFIKSHEDEKKTVPISDDTPKSIIITDDYIYLSPISSHTLKRRAETFTDAEDEE; encoded by the coding sequence ATGTTTATTCACTTAGGTGGGGACATGGTACTAAGTTCTAAAAAAATCGTAGCTATTTTAGATCATAACAGTAATGATTTATCACAAGATAACCAAGATTTTATAAAGAGCCATGAAGATGAGAAAAAAACGGTCCCGATATCCGATGATACCCCGAAATCAATAATTATTACAGATGATTATATTTATTTATCTCCAATTTCGTCTCATACACTTAAACGTAGAGCAGAGACGTTTACTGATGCGGAAGATGAGGAGTAA